A genomic region of Arachis hypogaea cultivar Tifrunner chromosome 5, arahy.Tifrunner.gnm2.J5K5, whole genome shotgun sequence contains the following coding sequences:
- the LOC112801899 gene encoding LOW QUALITY PROTEIN: 2-hydroxyacyl-CoA lyase-like (The sequence of the model RefSeq protein was modified relative to this genomic sequence to represent the inferred CDS: deleted 2 bases in 1 codon), with protein MANSIDGNVLAAKSLAKFGVQHMFGVVGIPVTSLATRSVSLGIRFIAFHNEQSAGYAASAYGYLTGRPGVLLTVSGPGCIHGLAGLSNSAANTWPMVMISGSCDQSDAGRGDFQELDQIQAVKPFSKFSIKATKITEIPNCVAQVLNWALLGRPGGCYLDLPTDVLHQKVSLSEAENLITEAAEKVFNSGNQLNQIRIPDNGLVSEAASLLKNAAKPLIVIGKGAAYARAEAALKKLVETTGIPFLPTPMGKGVLPDTHDLAATAARSLAIGSCDVALVVGARLNWLLHFGEPPKWSKDVKFILVDISEEEIELRKPHLGLVGDAKTVVETLNKEIKDDPFCLARNHPWVEAIWKKSKDNVAKMEAQLAKDIVPFNFLTPMRIIRDAILGVGSPAPVVVSEGANTMDVGRAVLIQTEPRTRLDAGTWGTMGVGLGYCIAAAVACPDRLVVAVEGDSGFGFSAIEVETLVRYQLSVVVIVFNNGGVYGGDRRTPEEMNGAHKDDPAPTSFVPKAGYHALIEAFGGKGYLVGTPDELKYALSESFSTRKPAVINVIVDPYAGSESGRLQHKN; from the exons ATGGCGAACTCTATCGATGGCAACGTCCTTGCG GCGAAGTCACTTGCCAAGTTCGGTGTTCAGCACATGTTCGGGGTCGTCGGAATCCCAGTCACTTCCCTCGCCACGCGCTCAGTTTCCCTCGGAATCCGCTTCATCGCCTTCCACAACGAGCAATCCGCTGGCTACGCCGCCTCTGCTTACGGCTACCTCACAGGTCGTCCCGGAGTACTCCTCACCGTCTCTGGCCCCGGTTGCATACACGGACTCGCTGGTCTCTCCAACTCCGCCGCCAACACCTGGCCCATGGTCATGATCTCCGGCTCCTGCGACCAGTCTGACGCTGGACGTGGCGACTTCCAAGAACTCGATCAGATCCAAGCAGTTAAGCCGTTCTCCAAGTTCTCCATCAAAGCCACCAAAATTACGGAAATACCCAATTGCGTGGCCCAAGTTCTCAATTGGGCCTTGTTGGGGCGACCCGGTGGCTGTTACCTTGATCTTCCCACGGATGTTTTACACCAGAAGGTATCTCTCTCTGAAGCTGAGAATTTGATTACTGAAGCTGCTGAGAAGGTTTTTAACAGTGGTAACCAACTTAATCAAATTCGAATTCCAGATAATGGTTTAGTCTCAGAGGCAGCCTCGCTGCTAAAAAATGCAGCAAAACCGCTCATTGTCATAGGAAAAGGAGCAGCTTATGCACGAGCAGAGGCTGCTCTAAAGAAGCTGGTGGAAACCACTGGCATTCCGTTTCTACCCACCCCAATGGGGAAGGGGGTGTTGCCGGATACTCACGATCTAGCTGCCACCGCGGCTAGGTCGCTTGCAATTGGAAGTTGCGATGTTGCCCTCGTTGTTGGGGCGAGGTTGAATTGGTTGTTGCATTTTGGGGAGCCACCAAAATGGTCCAAGGATGTTAAGTTTATTCTGGTGGATATTAGTGAGGAAGAGATTGAGCTGAGGAAACCCCATTTAGGTTTGGTTGGTGATGCGAAAACGGTTGTGGAGACTCTTAATAAGGAGATTAAGGATGATCCTTTCTGTTTGGCAAGGAACCACCCTTGGGTGGAAGCTATATGGAAGAAGTCTAAGGATAATGTGGCGAAGATGGAGGCTCAGCTTGCTAAGGATATTGTGCCATTCAATTTCTTGACACCAATGAGGATCATAAGAGATGCAATTCTTGGAGTCGGAAGCCCGGCTCCGGTGGTAGTGTCCGAGGGTGCAAACACGATGGATGTAGGTAGGGCTGTGTTGATTCAGACAGAGCCCAGGACTAGGTTGGATGCAGGGACTTGGGGGACCATGGGGGTTGGCCTCGGTTATTGCATTGCGGCTGCAGTGGCTTGTCCCGATCGACTTGTTGTTGCAGTTGAAGGGGATTCTGGATTCGGATTCAGTGCTATTGAAGTTGAG acaTTGGTTCGATATCAGTTATCTGTGGTAGTGATTGTTTTTAACAATGGAGGTGTATATGGTGGTGACCGGAGAACTCCCGAAGAGATGAATGGAGCTCACAAAGATGATCCTGCTCCGACTTCTTTTGTTCCTAAAGCAGGCTACCATGCTTTGATTGAAGCTTTTGGTGGAAAGGGCTATCTTGTTGGGACACCTGATGAACTCAAGTATGCTCTTTCAGAATCTTTCTCGACTCGAAAACCAGCTGTTATCAATGTTATTGTTGATCCCTACGCTGGTTCAGAGAGTGGGAGGCTGCAACACAAGAACTGA